CCAGCCGGGGCTCTGGGTGCCGTGCAGACCCGCGCCTGCCGAGTGGTGCGGATAGGTGTGAATGTCGTTCCCAGGGCTCTCTGTGAGCAGTGGGTGAGTGTGCAGCTTGCTAGCCCATCCTGCGGCCAGAGCTCCACTAGCCATTCGCTCAGCGCTGATCTGTCCTTGTGTCTgtccctgcaggcagcagcaacGGCCCCACATTCACGCCGCACGCAACCATCGGGGAGTCAGTCTCCTGCAGCTTTGTCCCCGAGGCTGCAAATGGGAAGAGCGTGCCCCGGCAGCCCTGCAccccaccgcccccagcagcgCCACTGAGAAAGACATTCAGTGACCTTGGGGGAGGCCTGCAGGCACGCTGCTACCAGCCTCCTGCCAGGATGGAGAACACAACCACggcttgcaccagccctgcctgcaaCGGGCCAAAGGACACCACCTTCTCTCCTCCCTGGAACACAGCTTCCTTCAACTGCTTGAGCCCGGCTGAGGAGGACGCAGCGTATCCCTCGCCCAGCAGCTCCCCGAggtccccagccctgggttcgCCTGAGCACTGCGACGGTGTGGCCTCCTTCTTCATCGCGAAAGACGAGCAGCCAGGAAGCAATGGGCCCCATGCGTTCTCCTGCACTGCTCCAGAGTCCCCACTGAATGCTGCCAGCAGCCAGATGCCTGAGGGGAGAGAGGCCAAGGTGACCTTCTTGGCCGGTGGCACAGAGGAGGCTGCACCCtcccggctggagctggggggcagggcctgcccgTTCCGCGAGAGGTCGCTGTCTGTGCCCACAGACTCAGGCTCGCTCTGCTCCGTGGACATCACTTACCCTGAGAACAGAAGAGGCAGCGGGACCTACGCCCTGAGCTACCCCAGCGTCAGCTCCGAGGGCAGCACCAGCACGGAGAATGTCtccctgggggtggagcaggatgCCCAGCAGAGGCGCCGCTCCAAGAGCATCTCTCTCAAGAAGGCGAAGAAGAAACCGTCTCCCCCCATGCGCAGCGTCTCACTGATTAAAGACGGGCAGGGGCTCAGCGCAGAGCCTGGCACAGCGCTGCCGAAGGAGCTGCGGCCCAAGAGCCTTTGTCTCCCCTTAGATCCTCAGGGCCGTGGCATGGTGCCCACGGACACCCAGGGTAACACAGCAGTGCCTCCTGCCAGGGACCTGGACGGCGGGCATTTTTCCCAGCACTGGTGCCTCGCAGACTGGAAAGCCGGCGATCCCTACCGGTCCCTGTCCGGTTCCAGTACTGCCACGGGTACCACAGTGATCGAACGCACGAAGGCCCAGGGCAGCTCcgagtccctcccctccccttccatttCCAGGGCCACTACGCCCTCCCAGCTCTCCACGGAAGTGGAGCTAAAAATCTCCTCCCCAGGGCGGCCCGTGAGGCTGATGTCCCCCTCCAGTGGCTACTCCAGCCAGTCAGAGACCCCGACACCCACCATCCCCACCTCGGCGATTCTCGGGCACTCCCCCCACCAGACTGTCAGGGTGAGGCCGCTGGTGCCCGAAAGGAAGtcgtccctgccccccccatcgCCCAGGGAAAAAAGCCCCAAGTCCCGGCTCTCCTTCGACCTGCCCGTCACACCCCTGACGCACCTGGACCTTTCTGGGCTGAAGATCTCACTCAAGGGGAAGACCAAGGTGAGCAGGCATCATTCAGACTCCACCTTCGGGACCAAGCTTGGCCCAAAGACGAGCCCGATCCAGCCCGTCATGCCCGTGGTCACCCAGTCAGACCTGAGGTCCGTGCGCCTGCGCTCCGTCAGCAGGTCCGAGCCAGAGGATGAACTGGACAGCCCAGACAACGCCGAGGAGCATGGGGGCGATGCCATACCACTTCCGGGAAGGAAAGCGAAGCCGCCCGTTGCAGAGAAGCCACCACTGGCCAAACGTCCCCCAAACATCATGGCCAAGCCCCCGCCTCTGCAGGAGGAGTCTCCCCTGGTGTCTCCCACCTCCCCGCCCACGCCACAGGGCATCTCTGCCcaggagagggggctgcaggACAGCTACATGGTCATTCGGAAACCCAAGCCTAAGAGGAGCCCAGAGGCCAGGAGCCCCGGAGAGCCCCCCTCTCTGCTGGAGccctcccagggctgcccagggaTCTTTTTCTCAGGACTGCGGCGACTGTCCCAGAGcaacctggaggaggagcccagagcccagccggagAGGAGTGGCGCCCCCCGTGGGCccgagggggagaagaggaaagccaaagtcccaccccctgtccccaaGAAGCCCAGTGTGCTGTACCTGCCActcacccctcctccaccccacctaGGAGCTTGCCCGGGGGATCCCAGGCTAACGCCCAGCCCCATCATCACCTTGCACGAGGACACCAGCTGCTGCGACCCAGACGCAGACTACCTGCCATCACCCGAGGCCATGGGGAAGAACTCGagccccccagctgctgccatGCCCAGGGAGATTCCTGCAGGTCAGTGTCACAGCTGCTctgcctcccccccagcagcccgGGCATGGCTTGGGAATCACTGCCATGTGCAGCTAGCCAGGGCGTCTGGCTGCTGCTTCTGCATGGCTCACTGCACACCCGGGCATACAGCCTTGGCCACGCAGCTCCTTGCGGCATGGCCAGACACCATTCGACAGCGTTGGTGTTAGACCCCAGAGCTCCACCCACACCGCTGCACAGGGATcgccccacccagccctgaaaagcaGCCATCTCTGTGGCAGAGCATGACAGCTGCTGACTAACCCAGAGATGTAACAGACCTGGTAGAGAGAGGAATGTGTCTGCAAGAGAAGTGGGCTGCCCCAAAGGGCAGGGTGGAGTAAGCGCCGGCAGGCAGGTAGCAGCTGACTAATCTAGCCCTGGTCCTGGCTTGCTGGGCTCCTGTCAGCAGGTCTCTCCTGGCCTGCCCGCCCCAGGGGCACTGGAAGGCTCCCTCGgctgaggaggggaagggggttttATTAGCTAACATGTCCATTGCAATGGTGCCGACGGGCCctgctgtgctaggcgctgtacagccACAGCATTGCAGACAGTTCTCATGGTCCATTAGCCAGGGCAGACatggggaaggggtagaacaccCCAGCAGAATGACCCATGGCAGGGCAGCAAGTGGGGCGGCACTCAAGAAGGGTTCAGCTACTTCGGTGGGAGAGGAAGGGTAAGAGGGCGGATGTGGAGTGAGgctgagggaggaagggggggggttggacAAACAGTCAGtgagcacagggcagagaatgtCCAGCCGCGCCGCAGCTGGTTCTGTGCACGTGAGGAGCCTGGGCTTTGGCTGCAGCGACTGGCTCCTCTCTGCCGCGTTTCCCCACAGCCCACGCAGGGTGGGGTGCGTTCCCCAGAGGGGGTATAAAGGTGGGAAGCTACCCATGCCAGGATGTGGCCAGGGCACCCTGGGACGCCCAGCCTGAGACCTCCCATggccagcagccagagctgcCTGTGcgaggactgcaggatcagagccctgcCTGCTCATTGCCTGAGTCTCACTGTAGCCCAGGTGTCTCCCAGGCAGTGCGTGTGTGCAGGAAGCGGAGCTACACACTCATGCCATTTGGTCAGTCGCAGCGCCCAGGGAGGCGGGCAGGACAGGTGCTGCTGTTACTAACTCTGGGATTCTGCTCCTGTTGAGCCACAGGAATGTGCAGAGCCAGGTACACATATGGATACAGGTATCCTCAGCTTGCTCCAACGGGCTGACTCCACGCATCTCCTGGGAAAGGCCACCGCCACGCTGGGGACATTCCCCTCCATCCTGCTCTCAGCAAGCCCAGCTCACGGCTCTTCTTCCCTCTGTCTAGGCAATTCTGTGGAGCTCAGCGCTGATGAGAGGAATTTTGTAAGTGACAAAACAGCCGAGTCGATAGTGGAAGAGGATGATGATGTATTTGTGACGACCCGTACGACAGAGGATCTATTTACCGTCATCCACAGGTACCAGCCCACGTTGTGAATGGAAAACCCACACCCCCGTCGCGTTTAcccaccatagaatcatagaatatcagggttggaagggacctcaggaggtcatctagtccaaccccctgctcaaagcaggaccaatccccagacagatttttactccagttccctaaatggccccctcaaggattaaactcacaaccccatggtttagcaggccaatgctcaaaccactgagctatccttccccgccccccactgtTGGCCTCTGGGAGTCTCCAGCCCAATTATTGGGGGCTGGTCTCTGCAGAGCCAAGGACTGAGCAAGCCTGAATACAGATAAACTCATCTGGGTGAGGCTAGTCCCGGCTCCAAGGATAAACAAGGCCCCTCTGTCTCCAGGGCTACTGGCCTGGCCCTCACCCCAAGCACTGAGTGCCCTGAGCAGACCAGGGCAAGAGAGATGGCCATGGCACCCCGGTTCTAGTTGTCTGTCTCAGGGCACTTGGGGTCTTCTGCAGCAAGCCCTAGCCACTTTGGTGGTGCTGGGCCTGTTGCTCATCGAGAGGccggtgtgacgggttggatcacagaaacccccttgggaactgccaactaatgtgccaagactacttttgcccctgctttccctgccagcttgggactccagcaccctgtcttgttgagccagacatgccagttgagccagacttaactgaaagcaacttaagaagtgttcctgtctttaacattcagatgcccaactcccaatggggtccaaaccccaaattaatccattttaccctgtataaagcttatacagggtaaactcataaattgtttaccctctataacactgatagagagatatgcacagctgtttgtccccccagtattaatacatactctgggttaattaataagtaaaaggtgATTTTAATAAATACCgagagtaggatttaagtggttccaagtaatagcagacagaacaaagtgaattaccagcaaaataaaatagaacatgcaagtctatacctaatacagtaagaaacctcaatacagataaaatctcaccctaagagatgtttcaataagtttctttcacagactggacgccttcctagtctgggcacagtcctttcccctggtacagcccttgttccagctcaggtggttgctaggggatttctcatgatggccacccccctttgttctgttccacccacttatatagcttttgcataatGCAGGAATCCTttttccctctgggttcccacacctccttctcaatggaaaaacaccaggttaaagatggattccagttcaggtgacgtgatcacatgtcactgtaagaccctaagccttcattcctcccagcctgactcacgggaaagcctgcaaacagagccatccacagttaattgtcctggttgatgggaaccatcaagattctaaaccaccattaatggcccacatcttgcataattacaataggccctcagagttatatttcatatttctagtttcagatacaagaatgatacagacatacaaataggatgaccaaactcagtagattataagctttgtaatgataccttacaagagaccttttgcatgaagcatattttagttacattatattcacactcatcagcatactttcataaaaccATATAGAGTGCACTGTCACACAGCTCAAAAGCCTGGACGGATTTCTCTCTAGGACGCTGGGCGGCGCTCCACGAAGAGCCTTGGGCAGCCAGCTGCCTTTATTTCAGAGCTTGTGTTCCTGGCCCGCTCTCAGCACAGGACCAGACATGGAACCTGAGTCTCACCCTGTGCCCCCAGGAGCCCTTTGTGCCTGGGACTGGCCCAGCCACAGAGATGACCCTGGGAATGGCACCAGGCCAGGGCTCCCGTCTGTCTGCACTGGCTGAGGCAGCAGCCCTTTGGCCAGGCCCCATTCAGTTCTGCCAGGGAGCCAGGGCTTGTCACAGGAGCTGGACGTCTCTGTGCTGGCGGGATTGTGGGGCACTCGGAGACTGGGAAGTCTGTAGCTCCTCGCTGGTCATCACCACCTGCTGGCTGCTCTGTGGCCTCTTGGAAGGGAAGTGGGTGTGTTCAATGCAGTTCCTGCTATCCACAGCGCATCCCTCCTATCACCAGTGGCACCAGTTGTCTCCCTTGCTGGCCAAACACTGGATGTGCCAAGTGACCTAGAGGctgaactcccctcccctcctggtcCGGGCACTGGGTCAAGCAGGAGGGTAGCACCATGGCAGAATTTAGCACTCCCTGCTTCTGCCTCTGCTCTCTGCATCCAGCGGGAAGAGGGTCAGGGTCCAGAGCTGCCAGGCCAGGACCTCTCACCGGCCTGAGAGTCCTTTGCAGGCAGTGTTGGGCCAGATTCATACTTAAAgcagcaccactgacttcaagggctggcaccaggggtgaatttggccTATTCTCGGTGATGTATATATATtctctatgattctgtgattctatgttatGCCATGGAGCTCAGTGAAGTAACTGGGTTCTGCATTTTTCGGCACTGATTGGCCATGCTGGATTTGCTGTTATACGTAAGTTTCCAGTGGATGGAACATTTCCGGGTTGCAGTGAGGGCACGGCCACATGTCTGGGGGTCAAGCATAAACCACAGTTATGGGTGGGATGCAGCCACCTGCCTGGGGGTTGTGGGGAATGCCCCTTTGCGAGCGCCCCCACCTCAGGAGCTGGCACACACTGCCACAGCCACGCCAACCACAGGCTTCTTTTGTCTTTAGGTCGAAGAGGAAGCTGCTGGGCTGGAAGGAGCCAGGAGACGCCTTTGGCAGCAGGCAGAATTCTCACTCCCCAGTGAAGAACCCAGCCGGGCTCCCGGCCTGCGAGTCCCCCCCAGCGGGGGGTGGCCCCGGCAGAGCCTCCAGTCGGAATGAAGACTTCAAGGCCCTGCTACAGAAGAAAGGCAGCAAGGCCAGTCCCGGGACTCGCACCTCCGCAGCAGAACTTCTCAAGAGCACAAATCCACTGGCTCGGCGGGTCATGATGGAGTTTGTCCCCGAGTTAGACAACCCAAGCGGTGCCAGAACCCAGCCCTGACCACCCCGAGTTCATCCTGGCCAGGGAGGGGTGGAGACAGCATTGCTGGGAGTTTTATGCTGGCTCTTcaaagcccagctccagctgcaggggCTGCACCCTCCCAGGCTGGGTGCTGTGAGGACATCCTGTCCTGCTGGGATTTGTataattttttcctttctttattgGCAATTTACGAATCTTTTTTGTGTCTCCCTGGGGACTCCAGCAGATGGAAGGTAAATGTCTTAACTACAGAGCCTGCCCCCCTGTGCAGTCAGCTCCTGGCATTGTTTCCGGTGGAGATACAGTGGAAGGAGATGGCTGTGGAATGGAGAAGGCAGACATCGGTCATCATGAGCAGGGCCATCATCAGATGATAGTGGGCTTCCCATTCATTCCCAGGGTCTGATGACAAGTGTGGACTTCCCTCCTGCTCTTTGGGGCTCTGCAAACGGACTCCAGTTCAGCCCCCGTTGTAACCCAGTGTCCACGACGAAGCTAGCTTGAAACAGTTCAGTCGCTTCGGCAAGTGGTACTTTAAATGGCTTTGATCATGCAAAATGTTGATGatgttttttctctttcatttgaTCTTGTAATTTTCATTCCCTGGGCAAAGTCCCCAGTGTTGAGTTGAGCTGAACAGATGGAAATTCCCGGCAGCAGAGACGGAAGGGCCAGTTAGAATGTAGGTTGCTTTGGAAAAACGGAGATGCTTCAGACCCATTGTTCAACCAAATTGACCCTCAGTCACTCACTGGCCAGGTTCTAACGCTCTTCTGAGAGCTTCCACCGGTGCTGTCAACTCGATACCAGCCCCTGGTGATGCTGCAGGGAGAGAACTGGGCCTGTTGTCAGCCAAAAGGAAGGAACATCCAGCACTGATGCTCAGAGAGGGAGCAAGCCCAGgccaggcccagctctgccatgaGTGCTGTATACTCAGCCCAGTGGGAATCTGTCTGGGCACAAGGGGCCACATGCTCTTAGCAGGACCAAGGCCTGAAATGGCAAGTGCCTGGGGCAAACTGATCCTTGGTGTAGCCTGGCTACCCTTGGGATTCTGTTCAGGATGACTTTGGCCCAGTCCACCTACGAAAGGAGGTGcttttctgcaaaggaaatgTGAAGGCTGAAGCAACTTGCTGAAGACCGACTTAGCTAGAGACACTTGGTGAGTCATTGGCAAAATGGCTTGTCTCCCCTCCGCTGGCTCTGTGTGTCTCATAGGATTGAAGGGCATCATAGGAGGCCATGGACTCAGCCTCACCAGGAATCTTCACAGCCTGGTTCCTCCTGCCCCTGCTGGAAACAGTCTAGAGAGTCTAGGGTCCTACTGAGAAAGGCATGGAGCACGGGAGGGACTCACGGCATGGCCCTCCCTGCCCAGACACCAAGCATCCCAGGGACCAGCCCCGGGAGTTCTGCCCAAACCATATTGTAGCTGGCCTTGAGGAATGAGACAACTCCTCTCCTGTGAATCAGATGAGAGTCGTGTCTCAGGAGGTGCTAGGCATGGCTTATTTTCCTTCGTAAGACAAACTCTTACCTATCAATCTGATCTGACCTCAGCTATCTCCCACCGGCCCGCCCGCCTTCCCTCTAGGATATCTGAGGAGTCCGTCACTTTGCTCACTAAACGCACTTTACCCATGTTCTGGTGTGTCCCTCCGACGCAGGCAGGCTGCcgttcagtggagttatgcctgGGCTGAGCCAGGTGCCATGTTCCTGCGACACAGGAGCATTGTATGTGCGCACAGCTGGGCCATCCTGCTCCGTGCAAACTTGTCACACGCACAGTGGGTGCTGCTGATGTGACAAGGATGCACAAATCCTGGCCAAGTCGTGTACAGGCTACTTGGCAGCAGCCCAACCCCCCTTGAATGCGGTGACAATCACTGAAGAGCCGAGGTCCCAGCCTGCTTCCATCCCcagcccccaacacacactcagGCAGTGCCCTACTCCCCATTGGCACTTGCACTGCAAGCCCCCGGGCTGGCTGGCCTGCTCCCTGCTAGACAGCTTTGGGTTGTCTGAGAGGTGCCTGAGCCATAACTGGATTTCAGACCCCTCCGAGGTGAGGGGTGTTGGGTCAGGGGTTTGCTCTGGCCCCATTCTTGACTTTCAGATAACAGATTCCCCTCTCCTGAGCTTCCTCCTGCTGTGCAGACCTGGGTTGGATACAAAATGCCCCCAAATCACAACGGGCTTTCACAAGTCCGATTTCTGTGAATGCATTGGTCCCCCCCTTCACACGCATAGCTCTGTGAGCTCCCTCGCGCGCAGCCCCTGTGCTCTCGCGGAAGTGAATCAGCAGTGGGTTTGGGGAATTGCTCGCTTTAAAGCAAAGCTACTGAAATGTTCTCAGCACCAAGTGCGGTCTTTGTATTGCTGAGTCGGGGCCCAATCCTGGGAGCGCCCTGCACTCCTGGTGACTCAGCCCCTTACAGAGTCCCAAGGGCCTGTATTGATATTTTACCAAATGAGATGCTTTCCCCAGCCTGCTTTCCCCTCACTCCCTGTCAGTCCCAAGAGCTGCTACCGAAGGAACATACTGATCAGAGACACCCAGCCtgctcacttaatatttttaacataatAATAATGAAAGTGGGGGGAAACAACCTGCCAGTGCTGTGATCAAAGGTGCAGCTGTCTGCTTCCCATCAGCCCCCCCCGCCAGGCTCTGGCATGCTCCATGCAAGGAGCACACAGCAGGAGATGGGGTGATGGCAGCAATGAAGGAGCTGGCAGCATGGAAGGAGCCAGCAGCACATTCATCTGAGGGCAGCCCCCAATCCTCAGCATGCCCCCAGAACTAGCTGCTGGGTCTGATTCCCTAGGCAgcccttctgcagcagctgggagatcCAGGCCCTGGGGAGACGCCCGGAAGGAGTGGGCAGCAATGGGTGATCATGTCCCTGTTCTGGTTATATAGCACTTGCTATGCATGATGCTTTGCAGAGAGGCAGAGACAGTGGACATGTGTGTGAGGCTACAGGGGTGCAGAGAGAACTCCCTGCTGATAGGCCAGGATGCTGTCACACCACCGAGAAAGAGCTTCTAGTAGCCAGGGTCAGCGCGAGCAGTGAATTGTTCTGGCTACACCTAGTGGCAAAAGGAAGGAAAAGCAGACATAATTGGCAAATCCATGAGTTGTTAGGAAAGGCTCAGAGACTGAGCCCTCTACAGACCAGAGCTGGGTCTgccacttagggttaccattcgtccggattcccccagacatgtccggcttttagagttaaaaatagcgtccggggggaatttgtaaatgtccggactccccccccatgcagagcgcgcgtggttgacagggcagccggatggtgccacttacatggggctccgacagccagagaaaGCCCCcttctccacttccccctcctctcccctgcagctgagagcactccctccctcccttcctgcattcgcagatcaccagccggctgttcgcaccggcagtctggagctcctccccctgctcctcctccccagcacactggtctgagcggcagagtaagggggccagggcgtcggagaagggcagagaggttctggagggggcagtcaagagacagggagcgggggggggggtttgggagtggggggggctttctgggggtgtgtggataaggttttgggcagtcagggtacagacAGGGGGTAgggtctgggggggcagttagggtggggggtctcaggagggggcagttaggggacaaggaacagggaggcttaggtagggggtggggttctggagggcagttaagagcaggggttccaggaggggtggtcaggggacaaggagcggggtgggggttgggagttctggggggggctgtcagggggcaggggtggggagagggatcggagcagtcaggggacaaggagcagaggggtttagatgggtcgagagttctggggggggctgtcagggggtggggagtggttggatggggcgtgggagtcccagggctctgtctgggggtgtggataagggttggggcagtcaagagacaggtagggggtagggtcctagggggccagttaggatggggggagtgtctcgggagggggcagtcaggggacaagaggcagggaggattaggtagggggtggagtcctggggggcagttaggggcaggggtcccaggaggggtcagtcaggggacaaggagcggggggagggctgggggttctgagggggggcgggaagtgggaggggcaggggcggggctcctcccatcctcttttttgcttgctgaaatatggtaaccctactgccaCTGAACTAGACATCACAGCTAggtcaagtacacctctaccccgatataacacaaattcggatataacatggtaaaggagcgctccgggggggggggggggggggctgcacactctggtggatcaaagcaagtttgatataacgcagtttcacctataacgcggtaagattttttggctcctgagaacagcgttatatcggggtagaggtgtaataactAAAAACAAGGCAGGTGAATGTAGTGGGAGCCAGGATTCTGCTGAGATCCACGCACTTTCCTGTGACTGCGCGCAGGCCAGACTTGTGAGGAACAGGAAATCAGTGGGGCAACGAAGTCAGAGCTGACCTGCTGTGATAGGGTTATTTATTCTGGTGCAGCACAACTCTGCCTGGTAATTTCAAGGCTGCTGTTTGTGTAAGCAAAGCTGTCACAAGGGGGCCGTTGTTGGTAGGCATTTGGCAATGGCCAGGCATTCGGGAAATGCCTCACGGATACAGTGTCCCAGGGATTGAAGCACCAAGGTTTATTCACCCTGCAAATGGTGTGATTCCTGAGTCGCCTGCTTAAATAGTTTGTCATCCAAAAACACTGCCATGTGCCCAGTCTCACAAACGAGGTCAAGCCAAATTAGGTAGCCTGGGAGTGACCTCCGGTTTGGGCATTGTCACAAGCAACAAACCAGCTCCTAGAATAGGGCTCAGGGCTCGCAAACCAGAGAGCCAGTTCCAGGGATCCCCACACTCAGCCAGCTCAGCCCAGCATTTCAGGGGCGCTTGTACAAACCTATTGTTGGTTCAATTCCCACGAGGAGGGCCGTGCACGCGCCTTGTGCTGTCCCTGCACTGCAGCTCTGGAGAGGACGGAGTCACAGCAGTAACTTTCATGTCTATGTTGTGTGCAATGTCCGTGCCTGGCACCTTCCCACTAGCAGCCCCAGCAACATGGGGGAGACAGTCCTAACAGGCGCATTACAGCTGTGCTAATGGGATGGGAAGTGCTCCGGGCTTTGACCCTATCCAGGCTTTTCTTTGGAATCTCTCCTTCCATTTCTAAGAATTAAACCCCCAAAACCTAGCCAGGTTAGCCAATTGTACTGTAAATCCTAAAACCTACTGCCAGGAGCTCCCCACAGCCAGGCCCCGGGCACGTCAGGAGGTGTTAGTGACTAAATTAGTGCCTATGTGTAGCCGCAGTGTCAAGTGGGGGCCAGGCACTGAAGCCCGGCCTAGGGTTCAGATGGCAGTGCACTCAAAATAGCTGGCCCCTCCTGCCAGGCCCGGTGCTATGGCTACaccactatttttagtgtgcctGCTCGATTC
This region of Chrysemys picta bellii isolate R12L10 chromosome 9, ASM1138683v2, whole genome shotgun sequence genomic DNA includes:
- the NHSL2 gene encoding NHS-like protein 2 isoform X9, which translates into the protein MNVFLAAGRSPCVEELHQEAQFNLQSLLQEEYEEQYTEARVTGQTFRYASHLPLDTPPEPSPRPLPAKRLEFVFMPAARRVNEDEATTLGVRPPEPFLSLPTTPDKQPAWTRAFPLPTVEEKRWHQSCSIQANIVPINVSGSSNGPTFTPHATIGESVSCSFVPEAANGKSVPRQPCTPPPPAAPLRKTFSDLGGGLQARCYQPPARMENTTTACTSPACNGPKDTTFSPPWNTASFNCLSPAEEDAAYPSPSSSPRSPALGSPEHCDGVASFFIAKDEQPGSNGPHAFSCTAPESPLNAASSQMPEGREAKVTFLAGGTEEAAPSRLELGGRACPFRERSLSVPTDSGSLCSVDITYPENRRGSGTYALSYPSVSSEGSTSTENVSLGVEQDAQQRRRSKSISLKKAKKKPSPPMRSVSLIKDGQGLSAEPGTALPKELRPKSLCLPLDPQGRGMVPTDTQGNTAVPPARDLDGGHFSQHWCLADWKAGDPYRSLSGSSTATGTTVIERTKAQGSSESLPSPSISRATTPSQLSTEVELKISSPGRPVRLMSPSSGYSSQSETPTPTIPTSAILGHSPHQTVRVRPLVPERKSSLPPPSPREKSPKSRLSFDLPVTPLTHLDLSGLKISLKGKTKVSRHHSDSTFGTKLGPKTSPIQPVMPVVTQSDLRSVRLRSVSRSEPEDELDSPDNAEEHGGDAIPLPGRKAKPPVAEKPPLAKRPPNIMAKPPPLQEESPLVSPTSPPTPQGISAQERGLQDSYMVIRKPKPKRSPEARSPGEPPSLLEPSQGCPGIFFSGLRRLSQSNLEEEPRAQPERSGAPRGPEGEKRKAKVPPPVPKKPSVLYLPLTPPPPHLGACPGDPRLTPSPIITLHEDTSCCDPDADYLPSPEAMGKNSSPPAAAMPREIPAGNSVELSADERNFVSDKTAESIVEEDDDVFVTTRTTEDLFTVIHRSKRKLLGWKEPGDAFGSRQNSHSPVKNPAGLPACESPPAGGGPGRASSRNEDFKALLQKKGSKASPGTRTSAAELLKSTNPLARRVMMEFVPELDNPSGARTQP
- the NHSL2 gene encoding NHS-like protein 2 isoform X2, with protein sequence MPFYRRTVLPRSLCPSRATLQLAELRDVCSLASLTLLRQLADLCGHSLALLGEIEGHLLALGRRAGRLRHRMSRLQGLLHGRPHPRAPATSNLDLESKKTPHSKLPWQQPMNVFLAAGRSPCVEELHQEAQFNLQSLLQEEYEEQYTEARVTGQTFRYASHLPLDTPPEPSPRPLPAKRLEFVFMPAARRVNEDEATTLGVRPPEPFLSLPTTPDKQPAWTRAFPLPTVEEKRWHQSCSIQANIVPINVSGQHFDRHASVRHSLFNTETAVNPKSTLRRRRTIIGFPNLALRDQGSSNGPTFTPHATIGESVSCSFVPEAANGKSVPRQPCTPPPPAAPLRKTFSDLGGGLQARCYQPPARMENTTTACTSPACNGPKDTTFSPPWNTASFNCLSPAEEDAAYPSPSSSPRSPALGSPEHCDGVASFFIAKDEQPGSNGPHAFSCTAPESPLNAASSQMPEGREAKVTFLAGGTEEAAPSRLELGGRACPFRERSLSVPTDSGSLCSVDITYPENRRGSGTYALSYPSVSSEGSTSTENVSLGVEQDAQQRRRSKSISLKKAKKKPSPPMRSVSLIKDGQGLSAEPGTALPKELRPKSLCLPLDPQGRGMVPTDTQGNTAVPPARDLDGGHFSQHWCLADWKAGDPYRSLSGSSTATGTTVIERTKAQGSSESLPSPSISRATTPSQLSTEVELKISSPGRPVRLMSPSSGYSSQSETPTPTIPTSAILGHSPHQTVRVRPLVPERKSSLPPPSPREKSPKSRLSFDLPVTPLTHLDLSGLKISLKGKTKVSRHHSDSTFGTKLGPKTSPIQPVMPVVTQSDLRSVRLRSVSRSEPEDELDSPDNAEEHGGDAIPLPGRKAKPPVAEKPPLAKRPPNIMAKPPPLQEESPLVSPTSPPTPQGISAQERGLQDSYMVIRKPKPKRSPEARSPGEPPSLLEPSQGCPGIFFSGLRRLSQSNLEEEPRAQPERSGAPRGPEGEKRKAKVPPPVPKKPSVLYLPLTPPPPHLGACPGDPRLTPSPIITLHEDTSCCDPDADYLPSPEAMGKNSSPPAAAMPREIPAGNSVELSADERNFVSDKTAESIVEEDDDVFVTTRTTEDLFTVIHRSKRKLLGWKEPGDAFGSRQNSHSPVKNPAGLPACESPPAGGGPGRASSRNEDFKALLQKKGSKASPGTRTSAAELLKSTNPLARRVMMEFVPELDNPSGARTQP